One Dromiciops gliroides isolate mDroGli1 chromosome 3, mDroGli1.pri, whole genome shotgun sequence DNA segment encodes these proteins:
- the LOC122748309 gene encoding vomeronasal type-1 receptor 1-like — protein sequence MLIYLILGILFLIQVGVGILGNFFLLGLYTFTLFIRHRLRPKECIFVHLALANSKVLLSKGIPQVIVCLGLQNFLDLLGCKLIVYVYAVARSVSLSITCILSGFQVITISPRNSRWAELKSEAPQCIGPTCFFCWCFYLLINFILLGTMHNSRYLTNNTKIWNLGYCSILTPASFNAAFFALVFSIPDFICIGFMISASTYLVLLLHRHQQQVQHIHNPQLSTKMFPEKRATYAVLLLVSTYVSLYSINSILALYHFKVDKHQPWFVATLDLLAAWFPAITPFVLIFSDSQVLKYWYDLWHRVYSCLLCHNVLNHTTPQSPDLTL from the coding sequence ATGCTTATTTATCTCATCTTGGgcattctatttcttattcagGTGGGAGTTGGGATTCTTGGAAATTTCTTTCTCCTGGGCTTATACACCTTCACTTTATTCATTCGCCATAGGCTGAGGCCAAAAGAGTGCATTTTTGTCCACTTAGCCTTGGCCAACTCCAAAGTGCTTCTCTCCAAGGGAATCCCTCAGGTGATTGTCTGTTTGGGCCTCCAAAATTTCTTGGACCTTCTTGGGTGTAAATTGATTGTTTATGTTTATGCTGTGGCCCGGAGTGTTTCCCTCAGCATCACCTGCATCTTGAGTGGTTTTCAAGTCATCACCATCAGTCCCAGGAACTCCAGGTGGGCAGAACTCAAAAGTGAAGCCCCACAGTGCATTGGCCCCACCTGCTTCTTCTGCTGGTGTTTCTACCTGCTGATAAATTTCATATTACTTGGAACTATGCATAACTCAAGGTATTTGACTAATAATACCAAGATCTGGAATCTAGGATATTGTTCAATTTTAACTCCTGCCTCTTTCAATGCTGCATTTTTTGCACTTGTCTTTTCAATTCCTGATTTTATATGTATTGGATTCATGATCTCAGCCAGTACCTACTTAGTGCTTCTCCTTCACAGACACCAGCAGCAAGTCCAACATATTCACAATCCTCAACTTTCTACGAAGATGTTCCCTGAGAAAAGAGCCACTTATGCTGTCCTCCTACTGGTGAGCACATATGTCTCCTTGTATTCTATTAATTCTATCTTGGCATTATACCACTTTAAAGTTGACAAACATCAGCCCTGGTTTGTGGCCACCTTAGATCTCCTAGCAGCATGGTTCCCAGCCATCACCCCTTTTGTGCTGATCttctctgactcccaagtcctCAAATATTGGTATGATCTATGGCACAGGGTATATTCTTGTCTCCTATGCCACAATGTCCTCAACCATACCACCCCCCAGTCTCCTGACCTCACACTATGA
- the LOC122748310 gene encoding vomeronasal type-1 receptor 1-like, which yields MLISLVLGILFLIQVGVGILGNLFLLGLYTFTLFIGHRMKPKECIFVHLALANSKVLLSKGIPQVIVCLGFQNFVDLLWCKLIVYVYGVARSVSLSITCILSGFQVITISPRNSRWAKLKIQAPKCTVPACFLCWCFYLLINFTLLGTMHNSRYLTNNTKIWKLGYCSILTPASFNAAFFALVFSIPDFICIGFMISASTYLVLFLQRHHQQVQSIRNPQLSPKMFPEQRATHAVILLVSTYVSLYSINSALVLYYFTFDKHQPWFMATLDLLAAYFPAISPFVLIFSDSQVLKYWYDLWHRAYSWLLCHNVLNHTNSQVPDLTV from the coding sequence ATGCTTATTTCCCTCGTCTTGGgcattctctttcttattcagGTGGGAGTTGGGATTCTTGGAAATTTATTCCTCCTGGGCCTATACACCTTCACTTTATTCATTGGCCACAGGATGAAGCCAAAAGAGTGCATTTTTGTCCACTTAGCCTTGGCCAACTCCAAAGTGCTTCTCTCCAAGGGAATCCCTCAGGTGATTGTCTGTTTGGGGTTCCAAAACTTCGTGGATCTTCTATGGTGTAAATTGATTGTCTATGTTTATGGAGTGGCCCGAAGTGTTTCCCTCAGCATCACCTGCATCTTGAGTGGTTTTCAGGTCATCACCATCAGTCCCAGGAACTCCAGGTGGGCAAAACTCAAAATCCAAGCCCCAAAGTGCACTGTCCCTGCCTGCTTCTTGTGCTGGTGTTTTTACTTGCTGATAAATTTCACATTGCTTGGGACTATGCATAACTCAAGATATCTGACTAATAATACCAAGATCTGGAAACTAGGCTATTGTTCAATTTTAACTCCTGCCTCTTTCAATGCTGCATTTTTTGCACTTGTCTTTTCAATTCCTGATTTTATATGTATTGGATTCATGATCTCAGCCAGTACCTACTTAGTGCTTTTCCTGCAAAGACACCACCAGCAAGTCCAAAGTATTCGCAATCCTCAACTTTCTCCCAAGATGTTCCCTGAGCAAAGAGCCACTCATGCTGTCATCCTACTAGTGAGCACATATGTCTCCTTGTATTCCATTAATTCTGCCTTAGTATTATACTACTTTACATTTGACAAACATCAGCCCTGGTTCATGGCCACCTTAGATCTCCTAGCAGCATATTTCCCAGCCATCAGCCCTTTTGTGCTGATCttctctgactcccaagtcctCAAATATTGGTATGACCTATGGCATAGGGCATATTCTTGGCTGCTATGCCACAATGTCCTCAACCATACTAACTCCCAGGTTCCTGACCTAAcagtatga